In Mucilaginibacter auburnensis, the genomic stretch ATAAGGGCAGTAGCCCCATAACATTAGACCTTTGGAAACAGCATAATGTTGGTTTGATACTATTTGCCCGGAACTTCAATACCGGATCATATGAATTAAACAGCTTCAGGCATTTTCTAAAAATAAACACCGGGAAAATAAAGTTCAGTCAGATTACTGAGCAGCAATGCAAAATGAATAAGAAGACTCTCGCTCCGGCAAGCCCTACCACAGGCTTTACAGCAATTAATACAATTTTTAATTGTGCGCCAAAAGAGATGTACTTAACCGGTATTACTTTTTTCAAGACACCGCACAACAATGCCTACAGAGATTTTAACGAGGATGATCTAACCCGCGTTTTTAACGTAGAGAAAGATCATAGCGCTGAACTCGAATATCAATTTGTGAAAAAGTTATATCAACAACATTCATCTGTAATCCATCCGGATAAAACGCTTAAGACAATTTTTGAAACAAACTAACATGAATCAATCTCCTCTTATTTCCGTTATTATCCCTATTTACAAGGTTGAGAATTATTTACAACCGTGTGTAGATTCTGTTTTAGCTCAAACTTACCAAAATTTGGAGGTTATTTTAGTTGATGATGGATCGCCTGATAATTGTGGAAAGCTATGTGATGCATATGCAGAGAAAGATAAACGCATTGTAGTTATTCACAAACCAAATGGTGGTTTGTCAGACGCGAGAAATGCAGGGTTAGATGTTTGCAAAGGTGAGTTGATTGCCTTTGTAGATTCTGATGATTTGGTGCATCACCAGTTTATTGAGTTATTATATAATGGTCTTACAAAAAATAACGCCGATATGGCTTTTTGTGGCGTAAGCAAGTTTTATGATGATGATAATGTTGATGATAAAATAACCAATAGTTCTGCAAACGTAAATATGGTTTTATTTGATCAAACCCAAATGTTTGATGAATTGCTGTTTGAACGCAGATCTGTTTATGAACATATTGTTTCCTGGAATAAATTGTATACAAAAAAAATATGGGATGTATTACGTTTCCCTAAAGGAAGAATACATGAAGATGAGTTTGTTATACACCATATTTTAGACCTTTGCGAAAAGATTACTTATATTGATAGTGCTTTGTATTTTTACAGGCAGCGGAAAGACAGTATAATGTTTGTAAAACGCACAGCTAAACAGCTTTTAGATAAGTATTATGCTTTTGAAGATAGAAAAGCTTATTTCAGAAAAAAGGGGATAAAGCACACGGCGTTAAACGAAAAACAGAAATTTGCGCTTTGGGACAGCTTTTTTATTATAGCAGATTCGCCGCTTAAGGATGTTGAAAATTTTGGTAATATCATAAAGGATGATCTGTCAGCTAAAACTAAAGTTAAGTTGTTATTGAAAAGATATACACCTGGCTTTTTCCATTTTATACTTAAGGTAGGCGAAGGACACAGTAAAAATACTGTTAATTAATTAGTTAAAGTTTCCATATATAAAGAAACAATAGGGGTATTCAGCAACTGGGATGAGATTAATTTTAATAATTGGTGTTGCATTACTATTTATGACGGGGGTTATATGGCAAGCCCTCAAGCTTCCGCCTTGGCAATATCCCCACATATCCTTGTTTATTTTGATTGCGTACCTGGCAACTATATTAGGCAAGCTAAAAATATTTAAAACTGATGTAAAGGTTATTTTTGGGATACTTCTTCTTTTTTTATACGCAAGTTTTTATAGTAGAGATCTTTATTTTCTGGGTTACATAAATGCTATCATATTACCTCCTGTTGTTTATATAGCAATGAATAATGGGACGGGTTATAAAACGTATAAGACTATATTAAATATAGTCCTGGTTATGTTTATAGCAACCATTGGCGTAAGTTACATTGAACGGGTATTTCAGTTTAAACTTTTCATGATCCAAAACGACGTGTTGATAAGTGAGGATGTTTTTGAAGAAGACTTCAGGAGTAACAGTTTAATGGGGGGGCCTTTAGGTAGCTCGCAGTTTGTGCTATTGGTGTACGCCTCGCTAATGGCTATGAAATCTATATCGCAATCAAAAAAAATATATATCACCCTGTTTGTTCTGGTAAGTATGTTGTGTTTCAATGCAAGGGCATCAACTTTTGCTGTAATGCTTACTTTTTCAATTTTCTATTTTTCTAAAGTTACCGTGCCAAGGCTGGTTGCCGGCGTAATATTCATGTTTGCTTTTGGCTTCTTTGTTTACTATAGTATAAGCGAATTAGGCATTGGAACAAGGGCGCTTGAAATATTTCAAGATGATAGTTCAAACGTAAGATTTGCTGTATTTAATCTGTTTGGCTATTTACGTTTTAGTGATATACTTTGGGGCGCTGATACGTTTTTTCTTACCAAGCAAATGAAGCATGCCCAGTTAGATGATGTGATCATTGAAAATCCATTGCTGGTTTATATTTTTCAGGTTGGCGTGATCATGACAACTGTTTTAATTGTATCATATGTAACGTTTTTCTCTAAGATAACTAAGGGGTTAACTAAACACCAAAAATATATAATATTCACCCCCACAATTATTTCTCTACTTTCTAATATATCTGTAGCGGGTGGTTCTACTATATTATCATACGTTGTAATTATAGTTATGCTTGTAAAATATGATTCCCAAAATAATACACCTCTGCTGGCTCTCCGGTGATGCTTATCCTGATGATATAAAGAAATGTATATCAACATGGCATGAACATTTGCCTGATTATGAAATAAGGGTTTGGACTAATAAAGATTTAGAGCAACTAAATTCAACCTGGGTTACGCAAGCTTATAACGCCAAAAAGTATGCTTTTGCAGCTGATTTTATCAGGCTATATGCGTTGTATAATTATGGTGGTATCTATTTAGACTCGGATATTTTTGTATATAAATCTTTTAACCCTTTGTTGCACCTGCCTTATTTCATCGGGGAGGACTATACGCATTACTTTGAACCTGCAGTGATGGGTGCTGAGAAAGGAAGCGTTTGGGTAAAACACTGTCTTGATTACTATATTGACCGAAGCTTTATTAAAGCAGATGGCTCTTTTGATATGTTGCCTTTGCCTGGGATATTCTACATCTCCTTAAAGGGTAAAATGAAATTTAATAAGATAAACGCTATTTCTGACTTTGTTTTTAAAGATGATGTATTGAATATTTTCAATTATCATTTCTTCAACTCGCGAAATCAATTGGAGATCGTACAGAAGCCAGCCAGCTATTGTTCGCATATGTTTGCCGGCTCATGGGTTAATATTAAAGATGAGCAGGTAGTTAAACGTTTACTTAAAAAATATTTACCTAAACCAGCATTGCTCTTCGTATTTAAAATAACATCATATCTGAGTAAAGACAATAAGCAGTTTAGGATAGACAATCCATAAGCCGTGTGCGCTAAATAGTTGATAACACGATGATGGATGTAGGCAGCTTAAAAGATATATTAAAGAAGTAAGGCTGACATCTAATCAATAATACGCTCAAAAAACATTTGAAATTTAAAAGCAATGGGCAATAATCCTAAAGTTTCAGTAATAATTCCTGTATATAATGCACAACGCCACCTTGAGAAATGTGTAAACAGCGTTATCAATCAATCTTTTGATGATTTAGAAGTTATATTGATAAATGATGGGAGTGCTGATAGCAGCGGACAAATGTGCGATGAATTTGCAGGAAGGGATAAAAGGATAAGAGTATTTCATCAAAGCAATAAGGGAATAAGTTATACCAGGCAATTCGCTATAGACAATGCTACAGGCGACTATATACAGTTTGTAGATAGTGATGACTGGATTGAAGCAAATACTTTAGCCGAACTTTACGGCTACGCAGCCAAAAATGATCTTGACGTTATTGGGAGCAATTTTGTTATGGATCTGGGCAGTAAAAATAAAAATATTATTTGCCAATACCCAACTCCAGATAAGTTTAGAGAAGCGGTAATATCTAACGAGTGGGGGGTAGTGTGGAAACATTTTATGAGAAGGAACCTGTTTAGCGAAAATGGCATTTCTTTTCCATCAGGCATTAATCATGGCGAGGATTATATAGTTTGTGTTAAGCTGCTGTTGGCAACAAATAAGATAGCTACGCTTAATCTTTTCGGGTATCATTATAACTATATACCAACTGATACGAGTTTAACCCGCAACTCAGGAATCAAATCAACACTGGATCAAATTTATGCCACCTCGGTTGTTGAGGAATTCATTGATAGTAATCCGGCGTTTGCGCGATATAAGGCCGCATTAACTAAAAGAAAGTTGTATTGCTCACAAAACTTAATAACAGATTCAAGCAACATTATATTTAAACACTTACGTTTAAAGTTAGCATCCGCGTTAAAGTTTGTGTCATTGAGGTCAGTGCCTGCGTTTTTCGTTTTAATGGCAGCTAAGCTTAAAATGATAGCAGACAGTTTTTTAAAAAGTTAACTAACGCTTAAAAATAAAGACCGGGGCTGTTATTGCCTTCAAAATACACTACTACCATTGCTAAGTAGAGATGCTACTAATTAACAGATAAACACAATGAATATCCTCATCACGGCCCCCAGTCTGGATACTACAAAAAATGTTAGCGGAGTTGCTACTGTAGTAAATACAATAATTAACAACAATCCACAGCAAAAATATTTCCATTATCTGTTAGGTAGCCCTGATAAAAGGTTGAGCAAACCAGCTTGGGCGTTTGAACTGGTCAGACAGTTAGTTGCCTTTCCGTTGTTTATCCGCAAAAACAAAATTGATATAGTACATCAAAATCTACCCTTTGACCCAAAAGGATTAACCCGCGAATATTTCATTAACCGCTGGTGCAAATTAATGGGGGTGCCAGTACTATTGCATGTGCACGGTGGTGTGTTTTTAATGGATAAAATAAAAAGTCCGCTTTACCTAAAATTTGCAAATTATGTTTTTAAGCACAGCAGGAAGGTTGTTGTATTAAGCGACCTGGAAAAAGAAACGCTTGGGAGCTTGTATAACTACTATAACGCCAACGTTTTATATAACAGCATCAATACCAAAGCGCTAAAAACAGAAAACCGACGCTATGACGCCGGTAATCCTAAATTTTTATTTTTAGGCCGGATACATGAAAGTAAGGGAATAGAAGATATTTACCATACGTTTGAAAAGATAAACGATAGTGTAAATTTCAAATTCATTCTTTGTGGTACAGGACCGCTTGAAAGTGTAATGGTGCCTAAATTTAAAGCTTTGCTAGGTGATAAATTTGAATTTAAAGGCATTGTATCCGGGAAGCAAAAGGATGATGCAATTAAAGGAGCAGACTTTTTTCTGTTACCATCCCGATATGGCGAGGGCTTACCAATGGCGCTTTTAGAGTGTATGGCCGCAGGCGTTGTACCCATAGTTACTGATGATGCTTCAATGAAATTTGTTATTCAGGATATGGAAAATGGGATTCGTGTAAATAAATCCGACCCCGATGATATTGCCCAAAAAATTAAGAATATAATTCATGACGATGCCTTGAGGGCGCAACTGTCTTCAAACGTGGAAAGAACCGCAATAGAGCGTTATGATATTTCTGCATACATAGTTGAGCTTAATAAACTTTATGCAGATATAGCAGGCAATGTGTAAGTCTGCATAGCGTTCACTTCAGCGTGTTGATTTTATTGCATTGATCATAAAAAGCCGCTTGGTTTAAACGTATTTATTGCTCATACATTGGCGTGGATATGTATCCCGAATTTGGGTAATCATTTTCCTATTATTTAAATGCCTTGCTTGTTTACCCAATTATCAGCTGCATTTTTAACTGAAAACATTACATATTTTTCTATATTTTAACTTTTATATAAATACGTTTTCTATAAACTAAAAGAAAGCTGGTTGTCAGACCCAAAAGGAGTAAAAAATATTATTAAAATGTTATCACAAAATTAAACAATTGATGTTTATATTGGCTAAGTAGCTGTTTATAAGCGACTAATCAAGCTAAAATGAAATTTTTCGATTAAGTAGATAGCGAGGATAGCAGAAGGCGTAATTGTAAAATGTCCTTATTTTGGGCACCGGTAATTTTTGGTATATGCAAAGAAAAAAATATATGTTCGGCCTAAAATATACTTTGGTTGAATATTATTTACATTTTTTAGGCATATATATTAAGTGTTAGCTAAATGTAACCGTAATAATTATTTACACAGGCATAAGTTTTGAAATACCCCATTTAAATTATAACCATTATAACTATGCGTCTCTTTCTAAAAAGCTCTTTAATTGCTTTTTTAGCAACTGCATCATTGAGCAGTTGTTCTAAGCAGGCTTCTGTTACACCATCCACCCAACAAGAAACAACACCACCGTTGGTTACACACGCCGATTCGTTAATAACAATACCTGATATTAACACAGAGTATGTAACTGATTTAAGATCAATAGAACAGGGAAGCACTATTTACAGAGCGAACTATGTTGATCAACCGGGCATGGTACAATTAAGCAATGGTAGTTGGGCTTGCGTGTTTACAACCTCATCAGGCAGTGAGGGTACTAATGGACAACATGTTGTTTTAACACGGAGTTCAGATATGGGCGCAACGTGGAGCAAGCCAAGTGATATAGAACCCGTTACGGGTATTTCGTCTGGGTGGGCCATGCCATATTTAACAGGTTATGGAAGGTTATATGTTTTTTACGTTTATAATGGAGATAATTTTACACAGTATAATGGTGTTTCGCTGATCAATAGTAATCTGCTTGGATGGTATTGTTATAAATATTCTGACGATATGGGCCAAACATGGTCTAAGCGCTATCGTATGCCAATCAAAATGACCGCTGTTGACCGAAATAATACATTTAAGGGTGCGGCACAAATGCTGTGGTCTATATGTAAACCTTTGCACACCAACAGAGGTTTATTATTCTCATTCACTAAAATGGGTCAGTTTGTTTCCGGCCTTGGCGAGGGCTGGTTAATGAATTGCCCAAACATTGAAACGGAAAAAAATGCTGATAATTTAGATTGGATAACATTACCAGATGGCGATGTAGGTATTAAGAATCCTGCCTGGAATATTCAGGAAGAACATAATATAGTACAATTAAGCAATGGTAGTTTATACTGTGTGAACCGTACCCAACAAGGTTATCCTGCTTTTTCAACCAGTAATGATTTTGGAAGCACCTGGACAATACCTACTGCAATGAAATATGGAAGTGGTAGCGCTGCTGACAGGATTATAAAAAACCCGTTAGCGTGCGCCAGAATATTTAAATGCAAAAATGGCAACTACTTATTATGGTATCACAACAACGGTACAACCGGATATGAGAACCGTAACCCGGTATGGATGAGTGGTGGCGTTGAAGTGAATGGTACAATTTGGTGGTCTGAACCCGAAGTTGTTTTATATAGCAGCGCCGTAGCAAACCGCTTCAGTTATCCTGATCTGATAGAACAGCAAGGCAGGTATTTCTTTGCAGAATCTTCAAAAACAGCTGCTATGCTGCATGAAGTTAATCCGAACTTGTTAACGGGCCTCTGGTATCAACTTAAACGTAAAGCAACAATAACTTCTGGTATTGTATTAGACTATGATGTGAAAGGTTCGAAAACAAACGATGCTAATAACAATTTATTCACCTCACTAAATTTTAAGGGTGGTTTTACACTTGATTTTATGCTTAAGTTCAATACGTTAGGTACGGCTAATCAAATATTTTCAAACAAAGATTCAAATGGCAAAGGTGTTTCAATAACTACAACAGCCAACAAAACCCTGTTGATCAGCATAAACGACGGTTCAAATTCAAGCACGCTTGAAACAGATCCCAATCTTTTAACCACCAACACAACTCATCATATTGCCTTTACTGTAGATGGTGCTTCAAATATCATTACTGCAATGATTGATGGCAAGCTATGTGATGGCGGCTCCAAAAAAGCATTCGGATGGGTGCGTTTCGGTGCTGTAAGTAATGTAAATACAGATAATCAGCTTGTGTTTGGCAGTTCTTTAGATGGCGAAATAAGCAGTTTTAAAATTTATGGCAGGGCTTTACGCACCTCAGAATTGGTTTCAAACTACTTAGCGGCAAAGTAATATTCCTTAGTTTATATCTTACAAAATATTTAGGAGCTGATTGGTTTTAACCGATCAGCTTTTCTTATTTAGAGCAATTTTTAAAAAATAAGTAAAACGCTGCTTTGGCTAACTCCAATTGAAAATTCAGCCTGTAATATAAATGGTGTAATTTAAATACGTAGCGAGTTTCGTAATTAAAGGTTTTTTTAATTATGAAATTTTTAATAATTGGCTAGTTTTTTTATTCATCTTTATAAAAAAGTATTATATTTGACCTTGTTGATAGCAAACAACCGTTGGTTGTAATTAAACACTACCTTTGGTTACCCCTAAGCGTACATACGTTTAATGTGCCGTTATCATTACTTTAACATCATAAAATAGCTTTTAAGTAAGTTTTTACACTACCACGCCATAAAACAAAAAAAATATATGTATAAAATACTCGATTGTACGCTAAGGGACGGAGGTTATTACAACGGATGGGACTTTGATGACAAGTTAGTTGAAACATATTTAAAGGCAATGGAAGCTTTGCCTGTTTCATATATAGAGGTGGGATATAGAAATAACGGAAGGTATGGCTATGAGGGAAAATATTTTTATTGCCCTAAATTTATATTAGAGAAGATAAGAAGTCTCGTTCCGAGTAAGAAAATTGCCGTTATGTTTAACGAGAAAGACGTTAAACCGGAGGAAGTTGCAAGACTGTTAGAGCCATGTAAAGGCTTGGTAGATATTGTGCGTATGGCCGTAGCGCCTACGCGTATCCCAAATGCTATTGAATTATCTAAAGCGATAAAGGCCGAAGGTTTTGAAGCTGCTGTAAACATGATGTACATGAGCAGTCTGCTTGATGATAAGGCTGATGCTATATTTGAGCAATTGCCGGCTATGGAAGGGATTGTTGATTATTTTAGTTTGGTAGACTCTTACGGTGGTGTTTACCCGGCAGATGTATCACGCCTGGTTAAGAAATGTAAAGCTTTGCTGAGCATGCCTATTGGTTTTCATGGTCATAACAATATCGAACTTGTTTTTGCTAACTCACTTGCTGCAATTGAGGCTGGATGTGATATGGTTGATGCTACAGTAACAGGTATGGGCCGTGGTGCCGGCAACTTAAAAACCGAATTGATACTTACTCACCAGGCTACTAAAGACAAAGTTGACGTTGATTTTAACAGCTTGGCTAACGTTGTAACGGATTTTGAAGAGTTGCAAGCTCAATACGGATGGGGCACTAACTTGCCTTACATGGTATCAGGTGCAAATTCATTGCCTCAAAAAGACGTTATGGATTGGGTTTCAAAACGTTCTTATTCTATTAACAGTATAATAAGAGGCCTAAGTAACCAATCAAAAGGACAAAAAGATAACCTTGAGCTGCCTAAATTTGATGGTAGCAAATTCAAATATAAAAATGCTGTTATCATTGGCGGCGGTGCCGGAGCAATTGAGCATTCAGAAGGATTGATCAGATTTATTCGTCAGCAGGAAGATATTTGTGTTATTCATGCCAGCTCAAAAAATAGCTGGGCATATGCAGATATTACACATCCACAGTTTTTCTGCTTGGTAGGTAATGAAGGTCACAGGTTAGAAAAAACCTTTAAAGACCTTGATAAGGTTAGCGCTGTGTGCGTATTGCCACCATTCCCACGTAAAATGGGAACCTACATTCCTGATGCTGTAATTGAGCATTCTTTTGAGTTGCCAACAGTAAGCTTTACTAATCGTAATCAGGATTCTCACACTGCTTTGGCTTTACAAGCGGTGATAGATATGGGCGTCGAGAACATTTACATAGCAGGTTACGATGGTTATGCTAAAGTGAGCATTACATCAAACGAACAGGCGTTGTTCAATGAAAACGAGTACAGCTTTGCAAAATTTGCCGAATCAGGCAAAAAGGTATATTCGCTAACCCCAACTTTATATTCATTAGATCAGGTGTCTATTTATTCACTTATCGAAGAATAGTTATGGGGATAGTTTTTTTCCTTCCTACGCGTAAAGGAAGCGAACGGGTTGTAAATAAAAACACTAAACCCTTTGCCGGCATTGAAGGTGGGTTGCTTGAGGTAAAGCTCAAGCAACTTATTGACGTTAAAAACGTTGATGAAATAATTCTGTCAACAAATGATCCGGAAAGCATCAAAGTCGCCGAGGCTATTAACTCAAGCAAAGTAAGGATCGTTCAACGCCCCGAACACCTTTGTCTGTCATCAACTAACCTGCAGGATTTAATCAACTACGTGCCGGAAGTAACCGATGCAGAACATATATTTTGGGTGCATGTTACATCGCCTTTAGTATTGGCTTCAGACTATGAACAAGCAGTTGATGTTTATAAGGAACAATTGCAAAATGGTTACGACAGCTTAGTTAGCGTAAGTAAAATACAGCAATTTTTGTGGGATGAAGAGCGCATGGAATACATTAGCCATGATAGTAAAAAGCTAAAATGGCCGCGCACGCAGGATCTGAAGGTGTTTTATGAGCTAAACAGCGCCATGTTTATTAACAGCCGCGCTAACTACGTCGAGTTTAAAGACAGGTTAGGCGCCAAGCCATATAAATTTGAGTTAGGAAAGATCAAGTCATTTGATGTTGATTGGGTGGAAGATTTTGAAATAACAGAAGTTCTATATCAAAAATTTGTTCTTTAATACCATGTTGTTAACCGGTTATAAAAACGTTATTTGGGATTACGATGGTGTAATTCAAGATTCAATGCC encodes the following:
- a CDS encoding glycosyltransferase family 29 protein yields the protein MQFYALRQLAKYNSRNVLIDFDENWFKGKRVAIVGGADSVLKEPLGAYIDGFDVVVRINKGVDIIQTQKEFSGERTDILFHSFFNRPGDKGSSPITLDLWKQHNVGLILFARNFNTGSYELNSFRHFLKINTGKIKFSQITEQQCKMNKKTLAPASPTTGFTAINTIFNCAPKEMYLTGITFFKTPHNNAYRDFNEDDLTRVFNVEKDHSAELEYQFVKKLYQQHSSVIHPDKTLKTIFETN
- a CDS encoding glycosyltransferase family 2 protein, with amino-acid sequence MNQSPLISVIIPIYKVENYLQPCVDSVLAQTYQNLEVILVDDGSPDNCGKLCDAYAEKDKRIVVIHKPNGGLSDARNAGLDVCKGELIAFVDSDDLVHHQFIELLYNGLTKNNADMAFCGVSKFYDDDNVDDKITNSSANVNMVLFDQTQMFDELLFERRSVYEHIVSWNKLYTKKIWDVLRFPKGRIHEDEFVIHHILDLCEKITYIDSALYFYRQRKDSIMFVKRTAKQLLDKYYAFEDRKAYFRKKGIKHTALNEKQKFALWDSFFIIADSPLKDVENFGNIIKDDLSAKTKVKLLLKRYTPGFFHFILKVGEGHSKNTVN
- a CDS encoding glycosyltransferase family 32 protein; its protein translation is MIPKIIHLCWLSGDAYPDDIKKCISTWHEHLPDYEIRVWTNKDLEQLNSTWVTQAYNAKKYAFAADFIRLYALYNYGGIYLDSDIFVYKSFNPLLHLPYFIGEDYTHYFEPAVMGAEKGSVWVKHCLDYYIDRSFIKADGSFDMLPLPGIFYISLKGKMKFNKINAISDFVFKDDVLNIFNYHFFNSRNQLEIVQKPASYCSHMFAGSWVNIKDEQVVKRLLKKYLPKPALLFVFKITSYLSKDNKQFRIDNP
- a CDS encoding glycosyltransferase family 2 protein; this encodes MGNNPKVSVIIPVYNAQRHLEKCVNSVINQSFDDLEVILINDGSADSSGQMCDEFAGRDKRIRVFHQSNKGISYTRQFAIDNATGDYIQFVDSDDWIEANTLAELYGYAAKNDLDVIGSNFVMDLGSKNKNIICQYPTPDKFREAVISNEWGVVWKHFMRRNLFSENGISFPSGINHGEDYIVCVKLLLATNKIATLNLFGYHYNYIPTDTSLTRNSGIKSTLDQIYATSVVEEFIDSNPAFARYKAALTKRKLYCSQNLITDSSNIIFKHLRLKLASALKFVSLRSVPAFFVLMAAKLKMIADSFLKS
- a CDS encoding glycosyltransferase family 4 protein; this translates as MNILITAPSLDTTKNVSGVATVVNTIINNNPQQKYFHYLLGSPDKRLSKPAWAFELVRQLVAFPLFIRKNKIDIVHQNLPFDPKGLTREYFINRWCKLMGVPVLLHVHGGVFLMDKIKSPLYLKFANYVFKHSRKVVVLSDLEKETLGSLYNYYNANVLYNSINTKALKTENRRYDAGNPKFLFLGRIHESKGIEDIYHTFEKINDSVNFKFILCGTGPLESVMVPKFKALLGDKFEFKGIVSGKQKDDAIKGADFFLLPSRYGEGLPMALLECMAAGVVPIVTDDASMKFVIQDMENGIRVNKSDPDDIAQKIKNIIHDDALRAQLSSNVERTAIERYDISAYIVELNKLYADIAGNV
- a CDS encoding exo-alpha-sialidase, coding for MRLFLKSSLIAFLATASLSSCSKQASVTPSTQQETTPPLVTHADSLITIPDINTEYVTDLRSIEQGSTIYRANYVDQPGMVQLSNGSWACVFTTSSGSEGTNGQHVVLTRSSDMGATWSKPSDIEPVTGISSGWAMPYLTGYGRLYVFYVYNGDNFTQYNGVSLINSNLLGWYCYKYSDDMGQTWSKRYRMPIKMTAVDRNNTFKGAAQMLWSICKPLHTNRGLLFSFTKMGQFVSGLGEGWLMNCPNIETEKNADNLDWITLPDGDVGIKNPAWNIQEEHNIVQLSNGSLYCVNRTQQGYPAFSTSNDFGSTWTIPTAMKYGSGSAADRIIKNPLACARIFKCKNGNYLLWYHNNGTTGYENRNPVWMSGGVEVNGTIWWSEPEVVLYSSAVANRFSYPDLIEQQGRYFFAESSKTAAMLHEVNPNLLTGLWYQLKRKATITSGIVLDYDVKGSKTNDANNNLFTSLNFKGGFTLDFMLKFNTLGTANQIFSNKDSNGKGVSITTTANKTLLISINDGSNSSTLETDPNLLTTNTTHHIAFTVDGASNIITAMIDGKLCDGGSKKAFGWVRFGAVSNVNTDNQLVFGSSLDGEISSFKIYGRALRTSELVSNYLAAK
- a CDS encoding aldolase catalytic domain-containing protein, whose amino-acid sequence is MYKILDCTLRDGGYYNGWDFDDKLVETYLKAMEALPVSYIEVGYRNNGRYGYEGKYFYCPKFILEKIRSLVPSKKIAVMFNEKDVKPEEVARLLEPCKGLVDIVRMAVAPTRIPNAIELSKAIKAEGFEAAVNMMYMSSLLDDKADAIFEQLPAMEGIVDYFSLVDSYGGVYPADVSRLVKKCKALLSMPIGFHGHNNIELVFANSLAAIEAGCDMVDATVTGMGRGAGNLKTELILTHQATKDKVDVDFNSLANVVTDFEELQAQYGWGTNLPYMVSGANSLPQKDVMDWVSKRSYSINSIIRGLSNQSKGQKDNLELPKFDGSKFKYKNAVIIGGGAGAIEHSEGLIRFIRQQEDICVIHASSKNSWAYADITHPQFFCLVGNEGHRLEKTFKDLDKVSAVCVLPPFPRKMGTYIPDAVIEHSFELPTVSFTNRNQDSHTALALQAVIDMGVENIYIAGYDGYAKVSITSNEQALFNENEYSFAKFAESGKKVYSLTPTLYSLDQVSIYSLIEE
- a CDS encoding acylneuraminate cytidylyltransferase family protein, with translation MGIVFFLPTRKGSERVVNKNTKPFAGIEGGLLEVKLKQLIDVKNVDEIILSTNDPESIKVAEAINSSKVRIVQRPEHLCLSSTNLQDLINYVPEVTDAEHIFWVHVTSPLVLASDYEQAVDVYKEQLQNGYDSLVSVSKIQQFLWDEERMEYISHDSKKLKWPRTQDLKVFYELNSAMFINSRANYVEFKDRLGAKPYKFELGKIKSFDVDWVEDFEITEVLYQKFVL